Proteins from a genomic interval of Solea solea chromosome 10, fSolSol10.1, whole genome shotgun sequence:
- the LOC131467094 gene encoding uncharacterized protein LOC131467094 isoform X2: MPTMVQWQLCTLDQLRDSDFGRPFPRHGLQLLFWFANCCVTFELFNRVLILKLVPHCEPDKGYCGFHSYGNIEKLLPVLRRHKDRTKVEYFVVGNLNTGTHPGAANLPNYVKENYGWNGNRGIYNIDRIIISYQTRTRVVETVYVTQHDGAASWSFSADRTYEINCELIQALQSPQLDLTTFLTLMGYYVMHYPQPSTQPLFNQVQSYSGSTGGTEEDYFQFSRQLNINSYSYNDERVVKANKKRRALRQIYWQSGWDQPYQGFNEEDKKGYGGGGGGRGGGGVSFLKILLGAGALYLAAKCFSCLWSCWKEELVKTTEAGQPLAYLERQLGS; this comes from the exons ATGCCCACTATGGTTCAGTGGCAGCTCTGCACGCTAGATCAGCTGAGGGATTCAGACTTTGGTCGTCCTTTTCCACGTCATGGCCTTCAGCTCCTGTTTTGGTTTGCCAACTGctgtgtgacctttgaacttTTCAACCGTGTGCTCATATTGAAG CTGGTGCCACACTGTGAACCAGACAAAGGTTACTGTGGCTTCCACTCGTATGGCAACATTGAGAAACTCCTGCCTGTGCTGAGGAGGCACAAGGACAGAACTAAG gttgaGTACTTTGTAGTTGGAAACCTGAACACAGGAACCCACCCGGGGGCTGCAAACCTCCCTAATTATGTGAAAGAGAATTATGGCTGGAATGGCAACCGTGGTATTTACAACATTGACCGCATCATCATCAGTTACCAGACGAGAACCAGGGTGGTGGAGACAGTGTACGTCACCCAGCATGATGGAGCCGCCTCTTGGAGTTTCAGTGCCGACAGGACGTATGAAATCAACTGTGAACTGATCCAAGCCCTGCAGAGCCCACAGCTCGATCTCACCACCTTTCTCACACTGATGGGCTACTATGTAATGCACTACCCACAACCTTCAACACAGCCACTGTTCAACCAAGTGCAGAGCTACAGTGGCTCCACGGGAGGAACAGAGGAAGACTACTTCCAGTTCAGCCGCCAGTTAAATATCAACAGCTACAGCTACAATGACGAGAGAGTGGTCAAAGCCAACAAGAAACGACGAGCTTTGAGGCAAATTTACTGGCAGTCCGGGTGGGATCAGCCTTATCAAG GTTTTAATGAAGAAGACAAGAAAGgttatggtggtggtggtggaggaagaggaggaggaggtgtcaGCTTCCTCAAGATTCTCCTCGGTGCTGGAGCGCTCTACTTAGCAGCCAAATGTTTCAGCTGCCTCTGGAGCTGCTGGAAGGAAGAGTTAGTGAAG ACGACTGAGGCGGGGCAGCCCTTGGCCTACTTGGAAAGGCAGCTGGGCTCGTAA
- the LOC131467094 gene encoding uncharacterized protein LOC131467094 isoform X1, producing the protein MPTMVQWQLCTLDQLRDSDFGRPFPRHGLQLLFWFANCCVTFELFNRVLILKLVPHCEPDKGYCGFHSYGNIEKLLPVLRRHKDRTKVEYFVVGNLNTGTHPGAANLPNYVKENYGWNGNRGIYNIDRIIISYQTRTRVVETVYVTQHDGAASWSFSADRTYEINCELIQALQSPQLDLTTFLTLMGYYVMHYPQPSTQPLFNQVQSYSGSTGGTEEDYFQFSRQLNINSYSYNDERVVKANKKRRALRQIYWQSGWDQPYQGFNEEDKKGYGGGGGGRGGGGVSFLKILLGAGALYLAAKCFSCLWSCWKEELVKVIQCRTPACKQPHHAMLDYVY; encoded by the exons ATGCCCACTATGGTTCAGTGGCAGCTCTGCACGCTAGATCAGCTGAGGGATTCAGACTTTGGTCGTCCTTTTCCACGTCATGGCCTTCAGCTCCTGTTTTGGTTTGCCAACTGctgtgtgacctttgaacttTTCAACCGTGTGCTCATATTGAAG CTGGTGCCACACTGTGAACCAGACAAAGGTTACTGTGGCTTCCACTCGTATGGCAACATTGAGAAACTCCTGCCTGTGCTGAGGAGGCACAAGGACAGAACTAAG gttgaGTACTTTGTAGTTGGAAACCTGAACACAGGAACCCACCCGGGGGCTGCAAACCTCCCTAATTATGTGAAAGAGAATTATGGCTGGAATGGCAACCGTGGTATTTACAACATTGACCGCATCATCATCAGTTACCAGACGAGAACCAGGGTGGTGGAGACAGTGTACGTCACCCAGCATGATGGAGCCGCCTCTTGGAGTTTCAGTGCCGACAGGACGTATGAAATCAACTGTGAACTGATCCAAGCCCTGCAGAGCCCACAGCTCGATCTCACCACCTTTCTCACACTGATGGGCTACTATGTAATGCACTACCCACAACCTTCAACACAGCCACTGTTCAACCAAGTGCAGAGCTACAGTGGCTCCACGGGAGGAACAGAGGAAGACTACTTCCAGTTCAGCCGCCAGTTAAATATCAACAGCTACAGCTACAATGACGAGAGAGTGGTCAAAGCCAACAAGAAACGACGAGCTTTGAGGCAAATTTACTGGCAGTCCGGGTGGGATCAGCCTTATCAAG GTTTTAATGAAGAAGACAAGAAAGgttatggtggtggtggtggaggaagaggaggaggaggtgtcaGCTTCCTCAAGATTCTCCTCGGTGCTGGAGCGCTCTACTTAGCAGCCAAATGTTTCAGCTGCCTCTGGAGCTGCTGGAAGGAAGAGTTAGTGAAGGTGATTCAATGCAGGACTCCTGCTTGTAAACAGCCACATCATGCCATGCTGGATTATGTGTACTAG